From Paenibacillus sp. V4I7, one genomic window encodes:
- a CDS encoding bifunctional homocysteine S-methyltransferase/methylenetetrahydrofolate reductase: MKLDLRTALQRDILIGDGAMGTYLYQMGFPVGISYEELNLLRPETVADVHRRYFEAGARLIETNTFSANREKLSKYGLEGDVEAINRAGVELARKAVGDEAYVVGAIGSIRAGKRKNVRTTDVEESLREQIGILLDSPVDGLLLETFYDLEELQLALRIIRSMSELPVICQFANEGTGSTQDGVPLQEAFQRLRDDGADVIGFNCRVGPNGILRSMEKLTPIAGIPFSAFPNAGLPDYVDGHYTYAATPQYFAESALRFADLGARIIGGCCGTTPEHIAAVAQALQGYVPAAPGTMASTRTVRVSEPAPAKPAPPAGKPSLLEIVKQRKTVIVELDPPRDLDIEKFMQGSKALQDAHVDAITMADNSLAVTRMSNLALGYLVQERLSARPLIHIACRDRNMIGTQSHLMGLHALGIDHVLAVTGDPAKFGDLPGSSSVYDLTSFEIIRMIKQLNEGIAFSGKPLKQKANFVVGAAFNPNVKHLDKAVQRLERKIEAGADYIMTQPVYDAKLIEQIYEATKHLNIPIFIGIAPLASGGNAEYLHNEVPGIRLSDEVRERMNGLKGPEGRAMGVEIAKELLDAAMPFFNGIYLMTPFLAYEMCVELTKYVWEKSNRHDFHLYPLSK, translated from the coding sequence ATGAAATTGGATCTTCGTACGGCGCTGCAGCGGGACATTTTGATCGGTGACGGCGCTATGGGGACTTATTTATATCAGATGGGATTTCCTGTCGGCATTTCTTATGAAGAATTGAATTTGCTTAGACCGGAAACGGTTGCTGACGTGCACCGCCGTTATTTTGAGGCAGGTGCGCGTCTTATTGAAACGAATACATTCTCGGCTAATCGCGAAAAATTATCCAAATACGGTCTAGAAGGCGATGTTGAAGCCATTAATCGAGCAGGTGTGGAGCTAGCCAGAAAAGCGGTTGGTGATGAAGCGTATGTTGTTGGCGCTATTGGATCTATTCGTGCGGGCAAGCGCAAAAATGTTCGTACCACGGACGTTGAGGAATCACTCCGCGAGCAGATTGGCATCTTACTGGATTCGCCAGTGGACGGGCTATTGCTTGAGACCTTCTATGATTTGGAAGAGCTGCAACTCGCGCTGCGTATTATTCGCAGCATGAGTGAGCTGCCTGTCATTTGTCAGTTCGCTAACGAAGGCACTGGCAGCACACAGGACGGTGTTCCGCTGCAAGAAGCGTTCCAGCGGTTACGCGACGACGGGGCGGACGTCATCGGCTTCAACTGCCGCGTCGGCCCGAATGGGATTCTCCGTTCGATGGAGAAGCTAACTCCAATCGCCGGCATTCCGTTCTCCGCGTTCCCGAACGCGGGGCTGCCCGACTACGTCGACGGTCACTACACCTATGCGGCGACGCCTCAGTACTTCGCCGAGAGCGCGCTGCGCTTCGCAGACCTCGGCGCGCGTATCATCGGCGGCTGCTGCGGCACCACGCCGGAGCATATCGCCGCCGTCGCCCAGGCGCTGCAAGGCTACGTCCCGGCAGCGCCTGGTACGATGGCCTCCACGCGAACTGTGCGCGTGAGCGAGCCCGCCCCGGCGAAGCCTGCGCCGCCGGCAGGCAAACCCTCGCTGCTCGAAATCGTGAAGCAGCGTAAAACCGTCATTGTCGAGCTGGATCCCCCTCGGGATCTCGACATCGAGAAATTTATGCAGGGGTCGAAGGCCCTGCAGGATGCGCATGTCGACGCCATTACGATGGCCGACAATTCACTAGCCGTGACGCGCATGAGCAATCTGGCCCTCGGTTACCTCGTGCAGGAACGCTTAAGCGCGCGTCCGCTGATCCACATCGCGTGCCGCGACCGCAACATGATTGGGACGCAGTCCCATCTGATGGGTCTTCACGCGCTGGGCATTGACCACGTGCTGGCCGTGACCGGCGATCCCGCCAAATTCGGCGATCTCCCTGGGTCCAGCTCCGTTTACGACCTGACCTCATTCGAGATCATTCGGATGATTAAGCAGCTTAACGAAGGCATTGCCTTCTCAGGTAAGCCGCTAAAGCAGAAGGCCAACTTCGTTGTAGGGGCTGCTTTTAATCCGAATGTGAAGCATCTGGATAAAGCGGTTCAGCGCTTGGAACGCAAAATTGAAGCAGGCGCCGATTACATCATGACGCAGCCCGTCTACGACGCCAAGCTGATTGAACAAATTTATGAGGCGACGAAGCATTTAAATATACCGATTTTCATAGGTATTGCTCCGCTAGCTAGCGGAGGGAACGCTGAATATCTGCACAATGAAGTTCCAGGTATTCGGTTGTCCGATGAAGTGAGAGAACGCATGAATGGACTCAAGGGTCCAGAAGGGCGGGCAATGGGCGTTGAGATTGCCAAAGAGCTGCTGGATGCTGCAATGCCTTTCTTTAATGGCATCTATCTAATGACCCCTTTTCTGGCCTATGAGATGTGCGTAGAACTGACGAAGTATGTATGGGAAAAGTCGAATCGGCATGATTTCCACTTGTACCCACTTTCAAAATGA
- the dapF gene encoding diaminopimelate epimerase — translation MNFTKMHGLGNDFIVVAGEKELPADADQRAIQLCNRFFSIGADGIVYILPSDNADFKMRIMNSDGSEAEQCGNAIRCVSKYVYDHKLIDKTEITVETLGAGVQKVQLNVQDGKVRTVRVDMGQPILNGLQVPTTVDEAKVINYPIEVDGKEFRFTAVSMGNPHCVIYVKDAVNFDLATWGPKLEVHPMFPRKINVEFVTVKNRAYTDMRVWERGAGPTLACGTGACATLVSSVLNGLTDREATVSLKGGELFIEWNEADNHVYMTGPAEEVFTGTV, via the coding sequence ATGAATTTCACAAAAATGCATGGTCTAGGTAACGATTTTATCGTAGTAGCTGGAGAGAAAGAACTTCCTGCTGATGCAGATCAGCGTGCGATCCAGTTGTGTAATCGTTTTTTTAGTATTGGAGCCGATGGCATCGTCTATATTCTTCCTTCTGACAATGCTGATTTCAAAATGCGCATTATGAACTCCGACGGATCTGAAGCTGAGCAATGCGGCAATGCCATCCGCTGCGTTTCTAAATATGTTTACGATCATAAGCTAATTGATAAAACGGAGATTACCGTTGAAACACTTGGCGCAGGCGTACAAAAGGTACAATTAAACGTACAAGATGGCAAAGTTCGGACTGTTCGCGTGGATATGGGTCAACCGATCTTGAACGGCCTTCAAGTCCCAACTACGGTAGATGAAGCTAAAGTGATCAATTACCCGATTGAAGTTGACGGGAAAGAATTCCGTTTTACGGCTGTTTCGATGGGAAATCCGCACTGCGTTATTTATGTGAAGGATGCTGTGAATTTTGATCTTGCCACTTGGGGGCCGAAGCTTGAAGTGCACCCGATGTTCCCTCGGAAAATAAATGTCGAATTCGTTACGGTGAAAAATCGTGCTTACACGGATATGCGCGTTTGGGAAAGAGGGGCAGGTCCTACACTTGCTTGCGGCACTGGCGCTTGTGCAACGCTTGTCTCCTCCGTGTTAAACGGTTTAACGGACCGTGAAGCGACAGTTTCGCTTAAAGGCGGAGAATTGTTTATCGAATGGAATGAAGCGGACAACCATGTTTATATGACCGGACCTGCGGAAGAAGTGTTTACGGGCACGGTTTAA
- a CDS encoding calcium-translocating P-type ATPase, SERCA-type → MSQNKWYQLTSEEVLQSQQVSMQQGLPWEEAWKRQAEVGRNELSEGKRVSPITLLLNQFKDFMVLVLLGATLISGLLGEYLDAITIIVIIVMNGILGFTQEFRAERSLRALKELSAPNANVWREGAIHQIPARDLVPGDIIMLESGDRVPADVRFLETNGVYIEESALTGESVAVGKITSAISNDEVPLGDQRNLGFMGTMVARGTAKAIVVRTGMSTEMGKIADLIQNTESMETPLQHRLEQLGKILIIVAIALTVLVVVAGIMHGQPPYAMFLAGVSLAVAAIPEGLPAIVTIALALGVQRMIKRKAIVRKLPSVETLGCASVICSDKTGTLTQNKMTVTHLWVGGDVLEVTGDGYAPVGDIQLSGQNTDALRNPSLSKLLHVSVLCNNATLYEEKQESKRKKGKDGKDGVVSVWNIKGDPTEGALVVLSAKSGITQESLSEKYKRIAEFPFDSERKRMSVLVTSEHGRMACTKGAPDVLIQHCSYILWDGKVIPFTSTLKQKVISANEGMAKSALRVLGIAYKELKSSDRYEDYEDVENSLIFVGLTGMIDPPRKEVREAISKCRKAGIKTVMITGDHQSTAEAIAKQLGMIPANGVSMSGQQIAGLSDDELDAKVNDTYVYARVSPEHKLRIVKALQRKGHVVAMTGDGVNDAPAIKAADIGIAMGITGTDVSKEASSLILSDDNFSTIVAAIEEGRGIYENIRKFIRYLLASNVGEIMTMFIAMMAGLPLPLVPIQILWVNLVTDGLPAMALGVDQAEKDLMQHKPRSAKENIFARRLGWKIISRGILIGICTLGAFWLVLRVNPTDAGTLLKAQSVAFATLVMAQLIHVFDCRSSRSIFHRNPFQNRYLVLAVLSSLVLMLAVMYVEALQPIFKTVPLGLKDWILVLIAAGIPTFLMGLGSVLSPKRNKNSRSVSYNSSKPSFR, encoded by the coding sequence ATGAGTCAGAATAAGTGGTACCAGTTGACATCGGAGGAAGTCCTGCAGTCACAGCAGGTGAGCATGCAGCAAGGATTGCCCTGGGAGGAAGCTTGGAAGCGACAGGCGGAAGTTGGTCGAAACGAGCTTTCCGAAGGGAAGCGTGTTTCTCCGATTACACTGCTTTTGAATCAATTCAAAGATTTCATGGTGCTGGTCTTATTGGGGGCGACCTTGATTTCCGGCTTGTTGGGTGAATATTTAGATGCCATTACCATTATCGTCATTATTGTGATGAATGGCATTCTTGGCTTTACACAGGAATTTCGGGCGGAACGTTCACTACGTGCACTTAAAGAACTATCAGCCCCTAATGCAAACGTTTGGAGAGAAGGGGCTATTCATCAAATACCAGCTCGCGATTTGGTTCCAGGCGATATTATTATGCTGGAAAGTGGCGACCGGGTGCCGGCAGATGTGCGGTTTCTGGAAACGAATGGCGTATATATCGAGGAGTCAGCTCTAACAGGGGAGTCCGTTGCCGTCGGCAAAATTACATCCGCTATATCTAATGATGAAGTACCTCTTGGGGATCAGCGTAATCTGGGTTTCATGGGTACGATGGTGGCACGTGGAACGGCCAAAGCCATTGTTGTTCGTACCGGGATGAGCACGGAGATGGGGAAAATCGCGGATCTGATTCAAAATACAGAATCTATGGAAACGCCACTGCAGCATCGTTTGGAACAGCTTGGGAAGATTCTAATCATTGTCGCGATTGCATTGACGGTTCTCGTTGTTGTCGCAGGTATTATGCATGGACAACCACCTTATGCGATGTTCCTAGCCGGTGTCAGTTTAGCCGTCGCAGCTATTCCGGAAGGACTTCCGGCTATAGTAACCATTGCGCTTGCACTCGGCGTACAGCGAATGATTAAGCGTAAAGCCATTGTAAGAAAATTGCCTTCTGTAGAAACCTTAGGTTGTGCCTCAGTCATCTGCTCCGATAAAACTGGAACATTGACTCAGAATAAAATGACGGTCACCCACTTATGGGTGGGCGGTGATGTGTTGGAAGTAACGGGGGACGGCTATGCGCCAGTCGGGGATATCCAATTAAGTGGACAAAACACAGATGCGCTTAGGAACCCATCACTCAGTAAACTGCTTCATGTGTCCGTACTTTGTAATAATGCAACTTTATATGAGGAAAAGCAGGAGTCAAAACGGAAGAAGGGTAAGGATGGCAAAGATGGCGTCGTCTCTGTTTGGAACATTAAAGGGGATCCAACCGAAGGTGCTTTAGTTGTCCTGAGTGCGAAGAGTGGCATTACCCAGGAATCGCTCAGCGAGAAATATAAGCGTATCGCCGAATTTCCTTTTGACTCTGAGCGTAAACGGATGTCTGTACTTGTGACTTCTGAACATGGTCGGATGGCTTGCACGAAGGGAGCTCCTGATGTTCTCATTCAACACTGCAGCTACATTCTTTGGGATGGAAAAGTGATTCCGTTCACATCTACGCTTAAACAGAAAGTGATTTCTGCGAATGAAGGCATGGCTAAGTCCGCTCTTCGAGTATTGGGGATTGCTTACAAAGAACTTAAGAGCAGTGACCGATATGAGGATTATGAAGATGTGGAAAACAGCTTAATCTTTGTCGGATTAACCGGCATGATCGATCCACCGCGTAAAGAAGTGCGTGAAGCGATCTCGAAGTGCCGTAAAGCAGGCATCAAAACGGTCATGATTACAGGTGACCATCAGTCAACGGCTGAGGCGATAGCTAAGCAGCTTGGCATGATTCCGGCGAATGGTGTCAGCATGAGTGGTCAGCAGATTGCAGGTCTTTCGGACGATGAACTGGATGCTAAAGTGAATGATACCTACGTGTATGCCAGGGTATCCCCTGAGCATAAACTGCGTATCGTCAAAGCTTTGCAGCGCAAAGGACATGTCGTCGCGATGACGGGGGATGGCGTGAACGATGCGCCAGCGATCAAAGCTGCGGATATCGGCATCGCGATGGGGATTACAGGGACTGATGTGTCCAAGGAAGCTTCTTCGTTAATTCTCAGTGATGATAACTTCTCCACGATCGTTGCAGCGATTGAAGAAGGACGAGGTATTTATGAAAATATACGTAAATTCATCCGTTATCTGCTTGCCTCCAATGTGGGTGAAATTATGACGATGTTCATTGCTATGATGGCCGGTCTACCCTTGCCGCTTGTACCGATTCAAATTCTATGGGTGAATCTTGTTACCGACGGCCTTCCTGCTATGGCGTTGGGTGTGGATCAAGCGGAGAAGGATTTGATGCAGCACAAGCCTCGCTCGGCGAAGGAAAATATTTTCGCAAGACGATTGGGTTGGAAAATTATTTCCAGAGGTATTCTCATCGGTATTTGCACCTTGGGTGCTTTCTGGCTCGTATTACGAGTCAATCCTACGGATGCCGGAACCTTACTAAAAGCGCAAAGCGTCGCGTTCGCCACGTTGGTAATGGCTCAGCTGATTCACGTATTCGATTGCCGCAGCTCACGCTCTATTTTCCACCGTAATCCTTTTCAAAATCGTTATCTCGTTCTCGCTGTGCTGTCTTCGCTTGTGTTGATGTTAGCCGTTATGTATGTGGAAGCTCTTCAACCGATCTTCAAAACCGTTCCGCTTGGTTTGAAAGATTGGATTCTGGTTCTGATTGCCGCTGGCATTCCGACCTTCTTAATGGGGCTGGGCAGTGTGCTGTCGCCAAAACGCAACAAGAATTCACGTTCTGTTTCATATAATTCTTCCAAACCGAGCTTTAGATAG
- a CDS encoding NFACT family protein encodes MALDGLVLHAIIHELQMCVGGRINKIHQPTENDVIMHIRAQGQNVKLLLSANPTYPRVQITEQSSLNPMDAPMFCMLLRKYCESGVIEAVEQIGMERVIRLQIRHRDELGDMSTKHIIVEIMGRHSNIILLDPATETILDGIHHVTPAISSYRIVMPGSKYVTPPEQDKQNPLEADASTFQHALIQDPGEEESKEKPEQKLVAAFSGLSPLIAKEIVFRSRQDGNNEQGDDLAALWTAFDGVMTAVRQHRYEPVIVEQEGTGKLFFAMTPLTHITGISTSYATPSDCLEHFYGDKAERDTVKQRVADLLRFLHNEANKNVKKLEKLQETVDDSKEADKYRILGELLTASLHMIKRGDREVEIINYYDEDQALIKIKLDPLLNPSENAQRYFKKYTKMKNSTAIVEEQIAQTHQEITYLNSLLQQLSVASLTDIEEIRDELMEQGYVRDRNKKQRKKKKKDKPALACYLSSEGVPIYVGKNNTQNEYLTNRLASSMDTWLHTKDIPGSHVVIRSDSFSETTLLEAAQLAAYFSQAKHSSQVPVDYTAIKHVHKPNGSKPGFVIYVNQKTLFVTPDENMIKQMNVTIK; translated from the coding sequence ATGGCTTTAGACGGACTAGTCCTTCATGCAATTATTCACGAACTGCAAATGTGTGTAGGAGGCCGAATCAATAAAATTCACCAGCCCACCGAAAATGACGTTATTATGCACATCCGAGCACAAGGGCAAAATGTGAAACTACTTCTTTCAGCAAATCCTACCTATCCAAGGGTCCAAATCACTGAACAGTCCTCGTTAAACCCAATGGATGCTCCTATGTTCTGTATGCTGCTTCGCAAATACTGTGAGAGCGGCGTAATTGAAGCCGTGGAACAAATAGGCATGGAGCGTGTCATCCGTTTGCAAATTCGTCATCGCGATGAATTAGGAGATATGAGCACCAAACACATTATTGTGGAAATCATGGGGCGACACAGCAATATTATTCTTCTGGACCCGGCAACGGAAACAATTCTAGACGGTATCCATCACGTAACGCCAGCCATCAGTTCTTATCGAATTGTCATGCCGGGAAGCAAGTATGTCACGCCGCCTGAGCAGGATAAACAGAATCCACTAGAGGCTGATGCCTCCACGTTCCAGCATGCTCTTATTCAAGATCCAGGTGAAGAAGAGTCCAAGGAAAAACCTGAACAAAAATTAGTCGCTGCCTTCAGTGGGCTAAGTCCTTTGATCGCCAAAGAAATCGTATTCCGCAGCCGTCAAGACGGGAACAACGAACAAGGAGATGACCTTGCGGCCTTGTGGACAGCTTTCGATGGTGTCATGACGGCTGTGCGTCAGCATCGCTACGAACCCGTCATTGTAGAGCAGGAAGGTACCGGTAAATTGTTCTTTGCCATGACACCGTTAACACACATTACCGGCATTTCCACGTCATATGCGACTCCGAGCGATTGTTTGGAGCACTTTTATGGCGACAAAGCGGAAAGAGATACGGTCAAACAACGTGTAGCCGATTTGCTCCGTTTTTTGCATAATGAAGCGAATAAAAATGTTAAAAAGTTGGAAAAACTTCAAGAAACCGTTGATGACTCCAAAGAAGCCGACAAATATCGGATTCTTGGTGAGCTGTTGACGGCCTCTCTTCACATGATTAAAAGAGGGGATCGCGAGGTCGAGATCATCAACTACTATGATGAGGACCAGGCTTTGATAAAAATAAAACTGGATCCACTTTTGAACCCCTCTGAAAATGCACAGCGGTATTTTAAAAAGTACACAAAAATGAAAAACAGCACGGCGATTGTCGAGGAACAAATTGCACAAACCCATCAAGAGATTACGTACTTAAACTCCTTACTGCAGCAGCTGAGTGTCGCTTCTTTAACCGATATCGAAGAGATCCGCGATGAGCTTATGGAGCAAGGTTATGTACGTGACCGCAATAAAAAACAGCGAAAAAAGAAAAAGAAAGATAAGCCGGCTTTGGCCTGCTACCTTTCCAGTGAAGGTGTTCCTATTTATGTTGGTAAAAATAATACGCAGAACGAATATTTAACGAATCGACTTGCCTCTTCGATGGATACATGGCTCCATACGAAAGATATTCCTGGCTCCCACGTCGTTATTCGCAGCGATAGCTTCTCAGAAACTACCCTGCTGGAGGCAGCCCAATTGGCCGCTTATTTCAGTCAAGCCAAACATTCCAGCCAGGTTCCTGTTGACTATACAGCTATAAAACATGTCCACAAGCCAAATGGGTCAAAACCCGGATTTGTCATCTATGTGAATCAGAAGACGCTATTCGTTACGCCTGATGAGAACATGATTAAGCAGATGAATGTCACGATAAAATAA